From the Cryptomeria japonica chromosome 2, Sugi_1.0, whole genome shotgun sequence genome, one window contains:
- the LOC131860422 gene encoding uncharacterized protein LOC131860422 yields the protein MASELDTGAQVNEGVSFDDMDKDNKINMDKKENDDDMVLPKWEEHKEMQKEEEVEPKGNSRMEELQALDSEETKALEQSLREGIGWEKYIKLNVLSLNTMDYQMEAIYPRTTWVMPMGYEVEEDHLVAYAEHLLAQPVDTSAERFGTYKDKSLLVHNELANPETPIEAEKDKPSKIQFKRKGKVVKPPAPIAPKVKEFYRKRKKEKEKKPIGDAEEETKSEGEKKALRVSGKNSKVVGASTVKAIKKPVTKLTVFEKMLMHIKEYGVLKATKEEIDEILVKAKSSCRSNKRLTRVLIGEIQSIHMETEQILKNLLGLIPNEEEEKLENFETKDILNNVDISDFTPDEIVMGNQLVDEGEKIESAKFKTKIVIILDDDTGIEEEKKDNTNDIQVEGVQIIEQQEQELKRGEEKKTEKAPPVIIEIVDKQIPLVKDKEKT from the exons ATGGCTTCTGAGCTAGACACTGGGGCTCAAGTCAATGAGGGGGTTTCTTTTGATGACATGGATAAAGACAATAAGATAAACATGGATAAAAAGGAGAATGATGATGATATGGTTTTGCCAAAATGGGAGGAGCATAAGGAAATGCAGAAggaagaagaagtggagcctaagGGAAATTCAAGGATGGAGGAGTTGCAGGCCCTGGATAGTGAG GAAACAAAAGCACTTGAACAATCTTTGAGAGAAGGAATAGGGTGGGAAAAGTACATAAAACTTAATGTACTTTCTCTCAATACAATGGATTATCAG ATGGAGGCAATTTATCCTAGGAcaacttgggtgatgcctatgggctatgaagttgaagaAGATCATTTGGTTGCATATGCAGAACACTTGCTTGCACAACCAGTAGATACTAGTGCAGAAAGGTTTGGTACTTATAAAGATAAATCTTTACTAGTACATAATGAGCTTGCCAATCCG GAGACACCTATAGAGGCAGAGAAGGATAAAccttccaagatacaattcaagagaaaaggtaaaGTCGTTAAGCCCCCTGCACCTATAGCACCCAAGGTGAAAGAATTTTACAggaagaggaaaaaggagaaagaaaagaaaccgATAGGTGATGCTGAAGAAGAGACTAAATCCGAAGGTGAGAAGAAAGCTTTGAGAGTTAGTGGCAAAAATTCAAAGGTTGTAGGAGCATCTACTGTCAAAGCCATAAAGAAACCAGTAACTAAGCTTACAGTTTTTGAAAAGATGTTAATGCATATTAAggaatatggtgttcttaagg CCacaaaggaggagatagatgaaattcttgTAAAGGCTAAATCATCTTGTAGATCCAATAAAAGGTTGACAAGAGTGTTAATTGGTGAGATCCAATCAATCCATATGGAAACTGAGCAGATATTGAAAAATTTACTGGGTTTGATTCCTAATGAGGAAGAAGAGAAACTAGAGAACTTTGAGACAAAAGATATTCTGAACAATGTTGATATTAGTGATTTTACACctgatgagattgttatgggaaaccAACTGGTAGATGAAGGAGAAAAGATAGAATCAGCAAAGTTTAAAACTAAAATAGTTATAATTCTAGATGATGATACCGGTattgaggaggaaaagaaagataaTACTAACGATATACAGGTTGAAGGTGTTCAGATTATTGAACAACAGGAACAAGAACTAaagagaggagaagaaaagaagacTGAGAAAGCACCACCGGTAATCATTGAAATAGTTGATAAACAGATACCACTGGTGAAGGACAAGGAGAAGACAtaa